One region of Catenuloplanes indicus genomic DNA includes:
- a CDS encoding DUF2510 domain-containing protein, producing MRKFLLWIATMCVGGPTIVTALTVFSGDGSALLGAVLLWVFALVLGVLVSAPAFLDPPDGGGVWYFRVPLGLWLFLMMLKVISWVGFQVLSLVWMLIFLLWQNRNTGRRPSFSGAGSGAAPDPVRAPVATAMPQRRASTPPAWHSDPTGRYTHRYWDGTRWTHLVANGAVQAVDPL from the coding sequence ATGCGCAAGTTTCTGCTCTGGATCGCCACCATGTGTGTCGGCGGCCCGACGATCGTGACGGCCCTGACGGTGTTCTCCGGGGACGGCTCCGCGCTGCTCGGAGCCGTACTGCTGTGGGTGTTCGCCCTGGTGTTGGGGGTGCTGGTGAGCGCGCCCGCGTTTCTCGATCCGCCGGACGGCGGCGGGGTCTGGTACTTTCGCGTACCGCTCGGTCTCTGGTTGTTCCTCATGATGCTGAAGGTGATTTCCTGGGTGGGATTCCAGGTGCTCAGCCTGGTGTGGATGCTGATCTTCCTGCTCTGGCAGAACCGCAACACCGGACGCCGCCCCAGCTTCAGCGGAGCCGGCTCCGGTGCCGCACCGGACCCGGTCCGGGCACCGGTGGCCACGGCGATGCCGCAGCGGCGGGCGAGCACGCCGCCGGCCTGGCACAGCGACCCGACCGGCCGGTACACGCACCGGTACTGGGACGGCACCCGCTGGACCCATCTGGTCGCCAACGGCGCGGTACAGGCCGTCGACCCGCTGTGA